Proteins found in one Coffea eugenioides isolate CCC68of chromosome 5, Ceug_1.0, whole genome shotgun sequence genomic segment:
- the LOC113770622 gene encoding 1-aminocyclopropane-1-carboxylate oxidase 1-like → MENFPVINMKNLNGNKRASTMEHIKDACENWGFFELVNHGIPHEMMDTVERLTKGHYKKCMEQRFKELVASKALEGVQAEVTDMDWESTFFLRHLPVSNISQVPDLDDEYRTLMTEFAVRLEKLAEELLDLLCENLGLGKGYLKKAFYGSKGPNFGTKVSNYPPCPKPELIKGLRPHTDAGGIILLFQDDKVSGLQLLKGDQWIDVPPMKHSIVANLGDQLEVITNGKYKSVLHRVIAQTDGNRMSLASFYNPGNDAVIYPAPALLEKEAEERKEVYPKFVFDDYMKLYAGLKFQAKEPRFELMKNVEANVTMGPIATA, encoded by the exons ATGGAGAACTTCCCAGTAATCAACATGAAAAACCTCAATGGTAACAAGAGAGCTTCCACCATGGAGCATATAAAGGATGCTTGTGAAAACTGGGGTTTCTTTGAG TTGGTGAACCATGGAATCCCACACGAGATGATGGACACAGTTGAAAGATTGACAAAAGGTCATTACAAGAAATGCATGGAGCAAAGGTTCAAGGAGTTGGTGGCAAGCAAGGCTTTAGAGGGTGTACAAGCTGAGGTTACGGATATGGATTGGGAGAGCACATTTTTCTTGCGCCACCTTCCTGTCTCAAACATTTCACAAGTCCCTGATCTAGATGATGAATACAG GACCCTCATGACGGAGTTTGCTGTAAGATTAGAAAAATTGGCTGAAGAACTTCTTGATTTACTATGTGAAAATCTTGGTCTTGGGAAGGGCTATTTGAAGAAAGCCTTTTATGGTTCAAAAGGTCCCAATTTTGGCACCAAGGTTAGCAACTACCCTCCATGTCCCAAGCCAGAATTGATTAAGGGACTTCGACCACACACTGATGCTGGTGGGATTATCTTGCTTTTCCAAGATGATAAAGTaagtggtctacaactcctcaaGGGTGATCAATGGATTGATGTCCCTCCAATGAAGCACTCTATTGTGGCCAACCTTGGTGACCAACTCGAG GTGATTACCAATGGAAAATACAAAAGTGTGCTCCACCGAGTCATAGCTCAAACAGATGGAAATAGGATGTCACTTGCTTCATTCTACAATCCAGGCAATGATGCAGTTATTTATCCAGCACCAGCACTACTGGAAAAAGaagcagaagaaagaaaagaagtctACCCAAAATTTGTTTTTGATGACTACATGAAACTGTATGCTGGACTTAAATTCCAGGCCAAAGAGCCAAGATTTGAACTCATGAAGAACGTGGAAGCCAATGTTACCATGGGTCCAATTGCAACTGCCTAG
- the LOC113770382 gene encoding 1-aminocyclopropane-1-carboxylate oxidase 1-like translates to MENFPVINMKNLNGDKRASTMEHIKDACENWGFFELVNHGIPHEMMDTVERLTKGHYKKCMEQRFKELVASKALEGVQAEITDMDWESTFFLRHLPVSNISQVPDLDDEYRTIMKEFAVRLEKLAEELLDLLCENLGLEKGYLKKAFYGSKGPNFGTKVSNYPPCPKPELIKGLRPHTDAGGVILLFQDDKVSGLQLLKGDQWVDVPPMKHSIVVNLGDQLEVITNGKYKSVLHRVIAQTDGNRMSLASFYNPGNDAVIYPAPAVLEKEAEERKEVYPKFVFDDYMKLYAGLKFQAKEPRFELMKSEEANVTMGPIATA, encoded by the exons ATGGAGAACTTCCCAGTAATCAACATGAAAAACCTCAATGGTGACAAGAGAGCTTCCACCATGGAGCATATAAAGGATGCTTGTGAAAACTGGGGTTTCTTTGAG TTGGTGAACCATGGAATCCCACACGAGATGATGGACACAGTTGAAAGATTGACAAAAGGTCATTACAAGAAATGCATGGAGCAAAGGTTCAAGGAGTTGGTGGCAAGCAAGGCTTTAGAGGGTGTACAAGCTGAGATTACGGATATGGATTGGGAGAGCACATTTTTCTTGCGCCACCTTCCTGTCTCAAACATTTCACAAGTCCCTGATCTAGATGATGAATACAG GACTATCATGAAGGAGTTTGCTGTAAGATTAGAAAAATTGGCTGAAGAACTTCTTGATTTACTATGTGAAAATCTTGGTCTTGAGAAGGGCTATTTGAAGAAAGCCTTTTATGGTTCAAAAGGTCCCAATTTTGGCACCAAGGTTAGCAACTACCCTCCATGTCCCAAGCCAGAATTGATTAAGGGACTTCGACCACACACTGATGCTGGTGGGGTTATCTTGCTTTTCCAAGATGATAAAGTaagtggtctacaactcctcaaGGGTGATCAATGGGTTGATGTCCCTCCAATGAAGCACTCTATTGTGGTCAACCTTGGTGACCAACTCGAG GTGATTACCAATGGAAAATACAAAAGTGTGCTCCACAGAGTCATAGCTCAAACAGATGGAAATAGGATGTCACTTGCTTCATTCTACAATCCAGGTAATGATGCAGTTATTTATCCAGCACCAGCAGTACTGGAAAAAGaagcagaagaaagaaaagaagtctACCCAAAATTTGTTTTTGATGACTACATGAAACTCTATGCTGGACTTAAATTCCAGGCCAAAGAGCCAAGATTTGAACTCATGAAGAGCGAAGAAGCCAATGTTACCATGGGTCCAATTGCAACTGCTTAG
- the LOC113771413 gene encoding uncharacterized protein LOC113771413 codes for MERIEEVLGKFSLSESEREGVCLENEKLEKGIKECKLSLIEIRANMFQFMFESRKDIELVLSKRPWIYDGQPLVLLEWKARLKEAEMAFSKTLVWVQIWNIHLHWAMKEARRKIGGIFTGVREVIIPQRGGKGGRHLKILAELNLKVPLPRGIMVKSNGVTRWIESKYEKCPDFCFCCGLIGHNE; via the exons ATGGAGCGTATAGAGGAGGTTTTGGGGAAATTCTCCTTATCCGAGAGTGAAAGGGAGGGAGTTTGTCTGGAAAATGAGAAGTTGGAAAAAGGAATAAAGGAATGCAAACTGAGTTTAATTG AGATTAGAGCCAATATGTTCCAATTTATGTTTGAGAGTAGGAAGGACATTGAGCTAGTGCTAAGCAAAAGACCATGGATCTATGATGGTCAGCCTTTGGTGTTGCTGGAATGGAAAGCAAGGTTGAAGGAAGCGGAGATGGCTTTTAGTAAGACTCTAGTATGGGTCCAGATCTGGAATATACATCTTCATTGGGCTATGAAGGAAGCTAGGCGCAAAATAGGAGGCATCTTTACCGGTGTCAGAGAGGTTATTATTCCCCAGAGAGGAGGTAAGGGTGGTAGACATTTAAAAATTCTTGCTGAACTAAATCTTAAAGTGCCTTTACCTAGGGGAATTATGGTTAAAAGCAATGGTGTGACAAGATGGATTGAATCTAAATACGAAAAATGTCCAGATTTTTGTTTCTGTTGTGGCCTGATAGGACATAATGAATGA